One window of the Panulirus ornatus isolate Po-2019 chromosome 12, ASM3632096v1, whole genome shotgun sequence genome contains the following:
- the LOC139751783 gene encoding uncharacterized protein, whose protein sequence is MQGQPGPYSPCSETSSNSFDNRRQKVINTEEKPFKCPECQKSFTKHVYLHRHMKLHTFEKTYQCKEYQSTFSRKNNLVLQMKVHIGQKQYQCSECQKYFSKKCDFKTHLSIHTSENPYQCSECQKRFSSKSKLVRHLRVHTGEKPYQCSECQKTFSQKSELVRHLRVHTGEKPYQSLECLKQFSEKCNLVTHLRVHTGEKPYQCSECQKSFSIKSDLVKHLRVHTGEKPYQCSECQKTFSQKTKLVRHLRDHTGEMPYQCLECLKQFSEKGNLVTHLRVHTGEKPYQCSECEKSFSVKSSLVRHLRVHTAEKPY, encoded by the coding sequence atgcagggacaaccagggccatattctccgtgcagcgaaacctcctcaaacagttttgacaacaggagacagaaggtcataaacacagaagaaaaacccttcaaatgtcctgagtgtcagaaaagctttacgaaacatgtctatcttcataggcacatgaaattacatacttttgagaagacatatcagtgtaaagaataccagagtaccttctcccgtaagaacaacttagtgttgcagatgaaagttcacattggacaaaagcaatatcagtgttcagagtgtcaaaagtatttttctaaaaaatgtgatttCAAGACACACTTGAGCATCCATACttctgagaacccataccaatgttcagaatgtcaaaaacgtttttcttctaaaagtaagttagtgagacacctgagagttcacacgggcgagaagccataccaatgttcagaatgtcaaaaaactttttctcagaaaagtgaattagtgagacacctgagagttcacacgggcgagaagccataccaaagTTTAGAATGTCTAAAACAATTCTCTGAAAAatgtaatttagtgacacacctgagagttcacacaggcgagaagccgtaccaatgttcagaatgtcaaaaaagtttctctattaaaagtgatttagtgaaacacctgagagttcacacgggcgagaagccataccaatgttcagaatgtcaaaaaacgttttctcagaaaacaaaattagtgagacacctgagagatcacacgggcgagatgccataccaatgtttaGAATGTCTAAAACAATTCTCTGAAAaaggtaatttagtgacacacctgagagttcacacaggcgagaagccataccaatgttcagaatgtgaaaaaagtttttctgttaaaagtagtttagtgagacacctgagagttcacacagccgaGAAGCCATACTAA